The following is a genomic window from Ignavibacteria bacterium.
CAATTGGATTTATGATGGCTATTCTAAACTTTCTTACAAACTATATAGCACATCCCGTTAATTGTTTCCTCATTTAACACCTCAAAGTCTGTGTTTTTGAGAATGTCAATCATTAATTGTTTCTTAACGCGGTATTTGGAATATGAACTTAGGCTGAATTTCCATTCACCATTTATGTTTTCATAAATCATATCCGAAGTAATTATTTTGTCCGGCTGGTAGTCCAGATAACAAGTGAGAATTCTATCTTTATCGCTTTTTACAGGGATAAACCTTTGCTCTGCGGAAGGTTCATCCGTATAATCCCTGAACGAGAGAACAAGTTTCCCATTCTCAATAAGGATCTCGTATGAATCTTCAATTAATTTTTCTATTTCATTTAAGGTTTCCAGATGAGAAATCGTATCTCCAACGCAGACAATTAATTCAGGTTTATAGCTTTCATAATTTTTAATTGTCTTAATGTCATCGTAAATAATTTTGATGTTTCTGTTTCCTGCTTTTTCGTGTAATTCGTTAAGCAAAGTGTCGTTGGAATCTATTGCAAATACGTCAAAACCCAAGTCTGATAAAGCAATTGTGTGCACACCATTAGCCGCACCCAAATCAATTGCGAGTTTTGTGCTTTGGGGAACAATTCCCTTTCTTAAATAAAATTCTTTATGAAAATCAACCAATGTTTGGAAATCACCAATCATCCAGGAATAAAATCTTCCGAGATGGTTATCATAATGTTCTTTTACTTTATTCATAATTTTGCTTTATAATTTATTTTATTATTCCTTCCGCTTTAAGAATATCTTTAGTTATCTCAATGCGGTATTTTATATTTTCTTCATTATCAACGACCATATTATTAACAAAGAAATAGACATTATCGTTTGTTTCGACAAAACCCACAAACCAGCCGACTGACGGCTGCACCCTGATTGACCAGCCGGTCTTTGCATATATTTTATAACCATCCCCTTCTTCGAACAACATAATGCCTTTTACTTTATCCATAACGCTTTGGTCAAAAGGTAAATTGTTACTTTGAAATCTCTTGAGGAAATCAATTTGCTCATAAGGAGAAATCGCAATATCGCCCTGAAGCCAGAAGTCATCGACCTTAGAACCGGTCTTCATATTTCCATATCGAATTTTCTCAAGCCATTCTTCATATTTTTCTTTTGTCCCGACTCTTCGTGCAAGTTCCTGATAAAACCAAACGGTTGAATATTTAAAAGCTGATTTAAGAGTCTGGTCCTGATTCCAATTTGGATTTTTTCTGTCAACTCCATCCCATTTTATAATTTCATTTTCATCAGCAATAGCTTTTTCCTGCAATGCAATGAGCGAGTTTGGAATTTTGAAAGTTGAAGCAGGAGTGAACTGCATTTCTGCTCTACCGGGATTGAAGACTTTGTATTTATTATTATTCAAATCATACAATACAAAACATCCGTCAAAGCCATTTCCGCGGTAATACATATCCCATTCTTTTACTACTTCAAGAGTGTCATCTGATTTAATTGACGTATTTGTTTTTGAATCTTGAACAGGTGTATTTGAGCTGTGATTTGATTTGCAGAATAAAAAAGAGAACCCAAGAATTAAAAATAAAATTTTCATTAATATAAAAGTAAGATTTATCTTAAAATAACATTTATAAAAATTTTTAAACAGATAATTATGTCCAATTTTCGACACATAAATTAAATTTTATAATGAGTATTTTTGTAAATATGAATTCATCAGAAATTAGACAATCATTTTTAGACTTTTTTAAGGAACGCGAGCATAAAATCGTGCCTTCGGCACCGACTGTGCCGTTTGAAGACCCAACTTTGCTTTTTACCAACGCGGGAATGAACCAGTTCAAGGATGTTTTCCTAGGGACAGGAACACGTGACTATACACGCGCCGCGGACACGCAGAAATGCATTCGCGCAGGCGGCAAGCATAACGATTTGGAAGACGTCGGTCGTGATGGCACGCATCACACTTTTTTTGAGATGCTTGGCAACTGGTCGTTTGGAGATTACTATAAAAAAGAAGCAATCACATGGGCATGGGAACTGCTGACAAAAAAATGGAAGCTTGACAAAAATCGTTTATGGGTTACAGTTTACAGAGATGATGATGAAGCATATAATTTATGGAAAACTGAAACCGATATTGATCATAGCCATATTTTAAGATTTGACGAAAAAGATAATTTCTGGGAAATGGGTGAAACGGGGCCGTGCGGTCCGTGCTCGGAGATTCATTATGACTTTACCGAAATGGGATGCAAGCCGGAAGATGTGAACGCAGGAATCGATGACGTTATGGAAATTTGGAATTTGGTTTTCATTCAATATAACAGAAACGAAAAAGGCGAGCTTGAGCCGCTTCCGAAAAAACATATAGATACAGGAATGGGCTTTGAGCGAATGGTTCGCGTGATGCAGAACAAGAAATCGAATTATGATACAGATGTTTTCGAGGAGATTATAAAAAAGATATGTGAAATTTCAGGGAAGAAGCATGAAGGCGAAAATATTTCTGCCATCAATGCTATAGCTGATCATATAAGAACGCTTGTGTTTGCGATAAGTGATGGAGCAATTCCTTCAAACGAAGGACGCGGCTATGTTCTTCGCAGAATTTTGCGCCGCGCTTCGCGACTTGCAAGAAAGCTTGATTTAAAAGAACCGTTTTTATATAAACTTATCGATGTAGTTGTCGAGAAAAACGGCAAAGTTTTTCCTGAGATTGTCGATAAGAAAGATTATGTTTCAAAAATCATAAAAGCAGAAGAAGAAAGCTTTAACGTAACGCTCGATAAGGGTATTGAGCTGTTTAATAATGTTTATGAGAAGATAAAGAATAACAAAGATAAAATTTTTCCCGGTGAAGATGCGTTTAAGCTTTATGATACTTACGGCTTCCCTCTTGATTTGACAGAGGTAATAGCTGAGGAAAAAGGTTTTAAAGTTGATACGAATATTTTCAATTCTGAAATGGAGAATCAGAAAGAACGTGCAAGAAGCGCAAGAAAAAGTGAGCTTGTTCTTGCAGAAGACGGTGATGATTCTTTGAATGAGTTGATTGCAGGTAAAAATATTATTTATAATCCTTACGATTTAAGTCCCAAAGGAATTGCAACGGAGATTCTATCAGTTAAGAGAATTCCGAGCTCGGATATTGATTTAATTGTGCTTAAAGAAAATCCTTTTTATTCGGAGTCGGGCGGGCAGATTAGCGATACAGGTAAATTAATTTTTAATGGCAGTGAGCTTGAAGTCATCGACAGCAAGAATAAATATTTTATTTATGTAAAAGATTATGATGGCAATAGAATTATAGATAAAAATCCAAAGGCAATAATTGATTTGGAAAGACGCTTAGCGATTCAACGCAATCACTCTGCCACACATATTGTGCACGAAGTTTTGAAAAGAGTTTTGGGAAGCCACATAAAACAAATGGGTTCTCTTGTATCGGATGAATATCTGCGGTTTGATTTTCCACACTTTCAAAAAGTTACTGATGATGAACTGAGAAGAATTGAAGATGAAGTGAATGATAAGATATTCCAGAATATTCTTGTTAATACGCTTGTTGATATTCCGATTGAAGAAGCAAATGAAATTCCAAATGTTAAAAAATTCTTTGGTGAGAAATACGGAGAGAAAGTCCGTGTTGTTATTATAGATGAGAATTTTAGTGTTGAGTTCTGCGGAGGAACACATGTAAAAAAGACCGATGAAATTGGGTTGTTTAAGATTACAAAAGAAGAAAGTATTTCATCGGGTGTTCGCAGAATTTTTGCTGCGACAGGTGAAGGAACAAAGAAATGGCTGAATGAGCAAAATGAAAAAGTAAAAGCTATTTATACTGCTTGGCCTGAGCCTTTTAAGAAAAATATTCCTGAGAATTTATCAGTTGATAAAATTGCAGACAAAATTAATAAAACTTCATACGATGACGGCAAAGCTTTGAAAGACGCTTCAAAAACATTAGATGAAGCTCTTGAAATTTACAATAAAGTAAATGATGAATACCTTGAGTCAAAGAAAAAAGAAGAAAAAGAAAATTTAAAGAAGAACCTATCAGTAATATTCGAAAAAATTAAAAATGAAATTGATTCTGCGAAGTCGATTAATGATGTGAAATATCTTATTTCTGAAGAAAAGATTTATTCAAAAGATGAATTGAAAGAGATAAGTGATTTTGTGAATTCAAATTTCAAAGACGGTGTTGCATTTATGATTTTAAATCAAGATGATAAGGTTAATTTATTATTATATGTCGGTGATATTGTTTCTTCAAATCATGGTTTAAATGCGGGAAAGCTTGTCGGTGAATATGCAAAGAAATTCGGCGGAGGAGGCGGCGGTAAAGCGAATGTTGCGACCGCGGGATTGAAAGATGCTTCAAAAGTTGAAGAAGTTAAGAACGGTTTTGAAGAGTTTTTAAAAGAAAAACTAAAATGAAAGTAATCATACCTGTTGCGGGATTTGGGACGCGGCTGCGACCGCATACGCTGCTTCATCCGAAAGTTTTAATGACTGTTGCAGGCAAGCCGATGATTTATTTTATCGTCGAGCAAATCATCAAAGAAAAAATTTCCAATCACATAGTTTTTGTTGTTGGATATCTCGGTGATAGAATTGAAAAATATATTTTAAAAGAGTTTGTTCATAATAAAGACATCAAGTTTGAGTTTTTAGTCCAGGATGAACCGAAAGGACTCGGACATGCTGTTCATTGCGCAAAGCCCGCGTTCACGGATGATGATAAGGAAGCTTTTATCATTCTTGGCGATACATTGTTCGATGTTGATTTGAAGAAGTTAGTTTCTAATGATTTATCCGTAATCGGTGTAAAGAAAGTCGATGACCCGAGAAGATTCGGTGTTGTTGAAACTAATAATGATAAAATTATTACAAGACTCGTTGAAAAACCCGCTTCAAAGGAAGTTTCACCGTCGAACGATGCAATTGTCGGATTGTATTACATAAAAAATTCAGATAATCTTTTCGGAGCGCTTGAATATATTTTTAAGAATGAAATAAAAACTAAAGATGAATACCAGCTCACCGATGCACTTGCAAAAATGATTGCTGATGGTAAAAAGATGACGACTTATGATGTTCAAGGGTGGCTTGACTGCGGAAAAATCGAGACGATTTTAGAAACAAATGCTTACCTACTTGATAAATTATATGCCAATAAGAACTATGAGTTTGAAAATACAATTATTATGGCTCCGGTTTATATAGCTGACGGATGCAAAATAAAAAATTGCACGATTGGCCCTAATGTTTCGATTTCGAAAGATTGCATCATTGAAAATACGATTATAAAAAATTCAATCGTGAATGATAAATGCGAAATTGATAATTCCGAGATTAACGATTCGCTGGTTGGATTTAACTGTAAGGTGAAAAATTACAAAGGAACTATGACGCTGGGTGATTATAGTGAAGTGTGATTTTTATTTAATAGACTGGGATTCCCGCCTGCGCGGGAATGACTTCCTATTATTAGGAATTAATTTTCAACTCTCCTCAATATTTTTTGATAAAAAATATTCCACTCCTATTAAAAGCAAAGCAAGGATTAAGAAATAGCTCCAGAGTTCCATTCCTGTTCCGGCTTGCTGGATTTTAAATGAAATTGCTTCCCCCTCGTTGATTGAAGTTACATTATTGATACCCGCATTATTAAAATAATCCTCAACAGAACTTTCTTCCGTAAAAGATAAATTACTCTCAACTGAATTTTTGTTTAAAGCAAATGAAGTTACCAAATTGTTTGCCGAGTCAAGAACTTCATAGTTCCCTATCATCGCAGTTTCTTTTGAGAACGGAACCATAAGATAACCTGAGCCTGAAGAATTATTTATGTTTAAAATATTTTGCTGTGATGATTTAATATTTAATTGTGTCGATGTAGATTGCAAAGGAATGATATTAACCTTCCCGACTTCATAATATGTATTAGGATTGAACTCTGAACTTAGATATAATAAGCTTCTCATCATAAGTGGGGCAAAAATTGAGTTCATCGGAAAATTTGATTTAACTAAATCTGCCGGAACCGATGACACAATAATTTTTCCTTCTCCTGTTATCGACTCAATCAGAAAATCTTTCTGGTTGTTCAGAGTTATGAGAGCATTTGAGTTTTCCGATTTTAAAATTTCATAAAAGCTCCTGATTGACGGTGACTCAACCTGATTTGATTCATCTCTGAAAATTCCCGTTAATGCGGGATGACTGTAATTTAGATTTTCAAATTTCAATTCAGGATTACCGCTGATTTCCTGATTAATTTTTATGTTATTGAATCTTGAAAAATAATTTGAGTTGAGATTATTTAAATCAGGAGAATTTCCCGGAAAAACAAAAAAACCGCCTCCTTTAATTGCATAATCATATAAAGCATTTGCATCGCTTTCATTTATATTATTTACGCCTGTTAAAATAACAGCATCAAAATTATTCAAGTTCTGACTAAGATTATTTGTCTTATTAAAATTTATAGCATAAGTATTTTTAAGTGAATCAGCGCTCAATTGATTTACTGAATTCAGTACTAACTCAACGTACTTACTACTTCCTGGTTCCTGTTCATAAATCAAAAAATTATAATTTTCAGGAACATCGAGCGTGAAATAAATATAATTATCTTCTTTTAACTCATCTTCCGAAAAATCATTTTGCACAAGTTCAAGATAACCTGAGTTTATACCCGATTGATTAACCGGAAAAGAAAACTCGACGGACTGAGTTGAACCCGATATAACATCAGCATAACGCTCTGCGACTCTTTGATTATTTAGGAACAAATTTATTTGTTTGTTCTTAACATCAATATTAGAATTATTTTTAAAATCTATTTTGAGCTTTACACTGCTTCCCTTTTCGATTACAGGCGAAGAAAATTTTAAGTTTTCAATACTGAGATTATTTGCCTGTCTTCTGTCAAAACTCAGCAAATACAAATTTGCATTTTTAAATTTATCGCTTAATGTTTGTTCTGCGTTTGCTGAAAAATTAACATCCTGAAAATCAGAGATAACAAAAACGTCGTTGTTCACAGTATTGGAGTTACTTAAAATTTCATTTGCAAAATTCATCATTGCGGGAAAATCTGTTTTCACATAAGAATAATTTATATTTGCGAGATTATCATTAAACTCTTTAAAGCTCGAAAAAATAAAATTTTTGTCTTTGAGATAAATATTAGATGCAGGAATTAAATAAACGTTGTCGGTTTCTTTGTAATTTGCAAGAATATTACTAACATATGTTTTTGCCTGGTCGAGATATGTTCCATTTGCATTTTTTATGTTCATGCTGAACGAATCATCTATGAATATCAAAGCAGTTTTAGTTGCGGATGAATTTCCTGCAGAAAGGTTATTAACAACAGGTTTTGCAAAAGCAAGAACGGCAAATGTAATAATCAAAATGCGGCATGCAAGAAGCAGCAACTGTTTCAGTTTTATTCTTCGGAGCTTGGATTTTTGCAGTTCTTTGAGGAACATTAATGTCGAGAACTCAACTTTTTTAACTTTGCGCAGATTAAAAAGATGAATTAATATGGGAATGCTGACCGCAATTAACCCCCACAAAGCCGCAACGTTAAGGAAAGACATTAATTTGAATTTTATTAGTTTATTTTTTTCACAAAATTATTCAGATGAGCAAAAATTCTGCTGTTTTATTCCTCAACGGTAATAAAACGAATATCAAAATTATCAATAAGTTTTTAAGTAAAAAGTCATTAAAAGTCAGTGCCGACGGTGCTTCGAACTATCTTAGGAAGCTAAAAATCATTCCCGATATTATCATAGGTGACCTTGATTCTATCACTGCGAAAAACTTAAAATATTTTTCCAAAAAAAAAGTTAAAATTATTAAGCTTGAAGAACAAGAAACGACCGATTTTGAAAAAGCTTTAAATTATATTATTAGTCTAAAAATTAAAAAAATCTCGGTTTTTGGTGCAATGAGCCGACGTTATGACCATACTTTGAACAATCTTAGCGTTCTAAAACGATATTACAAAAATAGCAGTATAACTTTATACGATAATAAATACGAATCGTTTTACTGTGGCAAATCCTTATCCTTTAAATACAAAAAAAATAAGATAGTTTCATTTTTGGGCATACCTTATGCAACGGATGTAACAACAGAAGGCTTAAAGTATCCTCTTAAAAATGAAACTCTGTATTTTGGAATTCGTGAAGGAACTTTAAATGAATCTGTTTCAGATGAAGTGAAGATTAAATTTAAGAAAGGTGATTTATTGTTGTTTAAAAGACATTTTTGGGAATGATGATTCAATTCACGATATTAGATTACATTATAATTGTTGTATATTTTTTAATCGCTATATACATTGGTTTAAAATCCAAGAACACTGAAAATTCCAAAGTTGATTATTTAGTTGCGGGAAGAACTTTGACTCTGCCTGCGTTTGTGGCGACATTAGTTTCGACTTTTTACGGAGGTGTTTTAGGAGTTGGTGAATTTGTTTACACATTCGGGATTTCAAGCTGGTTTCTGAACGCATTCCCGTATTATTTTTTTATAATAATATTTGCTTTGTTCTTTGCATCCAAAATTAAAAAGACAAATATGTTCACAATTCCTGACAAGCTCGAAGCTACATATGGGAAAAGCGTGAGCTTGCTCGGAGCGTTTTTTATTTTTTTACTTACAACACCTGCCCCGTATATTTTCATGATGGGGATTTTGATGCAATTAATTTTTGGATGGTCTTTATTGCTTTCGGTAATTGTGTCGCTGCTGGTATCAATATTATTTTTGTTTAAGGGTGGACTGAAAGCAGATGTGAACGTAAATAAATTTGAATTCATACTAATGTATGTCGGGTTTGCGGTCATCATACCTTTTTGTTTCGCAAATATCGGCGGCTTAAACTATTTGAGTGAAAATTTGTCAGACTTGCATCTTGATTTAACAGGGGGAAATTCACTTCAATATATTTTGGTTTGGTTTTTTATAGGGGCATGGGCAATCGTTGACCCGTCTTTTCATCAAAGATGTTATGCAGCAAAGACAGAAAAGGTTGCAAGAAATGGTGTGTTCATCAGCTTAATTTTTTGGTTTATATTTGACATGCTGACATTACTAACAGGACTTTATGCGGCGGCATATTTTTCAAATCTCGAAAACCCGACATTTGCTTATCCTGTTCTTGCTGATGCGATTTTGCCTCAGGGAATAAAAGCATTATTTTTTCTGGGATTAATTGCAACGATTATGTCGACGCTTCATTCTTATGTATTCGTTTCTGCTTCTACGTTGGGCAATGATGTATTTTCAAAAATTTCTAAATGGAACATTAAGATGAAAGGCGACAAGAATTTATATACTCAGGCAGGAATTTTAATCACGAGTATTATTTCATTATTAATTATTTTTCTTATTCCATCAGTGGTAGCAATGTGGTACACAATAGGCAGTCTTGTGATACCCGCTTTGCTTATAGGTGTTGTAACTTCTTATTCGAATAAGTTGCAAGTGGAGGGGAAATTTATTTTCTTTGCAATGCTTGCCTCGTTTTTTATTTCGCTTGTTTCATTTTTATACGGAAATATTAATATAAATGGAGGTTACCCGGTTTATCCATTAAATCTGGAACCGATGTATCCGGGGTTGTTTGCAGGATTGCTTATTTATTTAACAGGATATTTAATTCAAAGAAAGTCTAAGCTTAATAATGCTTAAAAGTTTTTCTAAAATATTTATAATTGGTTTTTTGTTTCTTTCGTGCAGCTTTCTCAGAGCACAAGATTCTACAACTTCAATAATTGAATTGGAATTAAAACCAAAGTATCAATTTGATTCTGTTCTCTTTAATGTATTTCCCGGAAAAATAAACAAAAACAAATATGCACTTGTGCTCAGCGGAGGCGGCGCAAGAGGAATATCACAAATCGGTGTGCTAAAAATTTTGGAGAAACACGACGTTCCGGTTGATTTAATTGTAGGAACCAGCATAGGAAGCTTAGTCGGAGGTTTATATTCAAGCGGTTATAAACCTGTTGAACTTGAAAAAATGTTTGCTAAAATTGATTGGGAGAATACTTTACGCCTTTCAAATTCTTCCGTTCGTGAGAACTTATATTTTGAACAAAAACGAATCCAGGATAAGAGCCTTTTGACAATTTCTCTTGAGGGGTTCTCACCTGTAATACCAACTTCTCTTTCAAATGGACAAAACATTTTAGAACTTATTAACCTCCAGGTTCTTAATTCACTTTATAATGATAAAAATGACTTCACTAAATTAAAAATTCCCTTTGCAACAGTTGCTACAAATATAGACAATGGAGAAAGAGAGGTTTTAACAAAGGGAAATTTGAGCGAAAGCATAAAGGCATCATTGACATTTCCTATAATTTATTCTCCTACCAAAGTTGGCGATAAAAATCTTGTTGACGGAGGATTAACTGCAAACATTCCCACAGATGTTGCTGATGAGCTTGGCAGTAATTTTACAATAGTCGTCAATACAACAAGTCCATTAAGAGATGCAAAAGAATTAATTAACCCTCTTAATACCGCAGACCAGATACTTTCGATAACTATGGATAAACTGAACGATATACAGTTATCAAAAGCTGATTTCATTATCACACCCGATTTAGGAGACTATTCATCAAATGATTTCAGTAAAATAGATTTTTTAATAAATAAAGGAGAACAGGCAGCAGAGTTAAAAGTTAATGAGCTTTTGCATATTATTGATTCGCTTGAAACAACCACGTCAAAATACTTCAATAATTTTGTTACAAATCCGAGATTGGAATACGATTTAAATTATTTTCCCCAGAATATAAATGACGAAGTATTTAATTTACTAAACAAAAACTTTGTCAGGTTTACCGAAATAGAAAAAGCACTAAAGATTATTTATAAAACAGGGTATTACAAAAATGTATATGCAGTTACCGGAAGAGATGAGACAGGCGCATATATAAGGTTTTATGGAAATATGAATCCCGTTTTAAAGGAAATTAAAATTAATCAAGAATATAGTTTTTTAGATTCCTTGTTAACGAATTTCAAACAGAACTTTGGTGGTTCTAATATTAATTCTGATTCTGCATTCCGGCTTTATGAAGATATACTCACAAAATTTCGTGAAAACAATTTTAGCTTTGCAAACATTGATAAGTTTTATCTTGAGTATGATACCGGAATTTTGGACTTAATTATAGATGAAGGGAAAATTGATACAATGATTATAACAGGAAATTCAAGAACAAATAATTCTTTAATTATGCGTGAACTGACTTTAAACGCGAATAAGCCTGTAACAAGCTCAGAACTCTCCCAAAGCATGAAGAACCTTGGCAGTATGAACTTATTCAGGCAAGTCAGTTTAAATTATACAATAAATAATTATTACAAAAATTTGATAGTTGATTTAGTTGAAAAGAATACAAGAAATATACGTCTTGCAATAAGATCGGATAATGAAAGGAAAGTTCAGGGACTAATTGACTTAAGAGATGAAAATTTTCTCGGCACGGGAAATGAAATCGGGTTTAATGCCAGCGCAAGTGTCATTGGATATGAATTCAGAGGTGAGTTCAGGTCAAACAGGTTTTTTGATACTTATCTAACATATAATTTATCTGCATATTACGGAGCTAATGATCTGAATACTTATATTGAGATAACAGATAACGAGGCGAATAGTTTCCAGCGTGAAAAAACCGGAACATACCGTGACTTAAGGAGAGGTTTAAGCTTTTTACTGGGGACGCAGCTGGAAAAGCTTGGTATGTTATATGGACAGTTTTTTTATGATTTTTATAAGCTGGAGACAATATCGGGCAGTAATGTAATTTCAGATGATTTGCGCATTTTAAAAATAAGAGTCGGAAGTTTTATAGACTCACAGGATAAGATTCCTTTTCCTACACGAGGTACTAAACTTAATTTATTTTATGAAACAAGCCAGAGTAATTTGGGAAGCAACAATAGTTACTCAAGATTATTTTTAAATTATGAGCAGAATTTTTCTTTAAAAAAATCTTTTACTTTAAAACCAAGATTTATTTTCGGATTTGCCGATAAGACAACCCCCTACCAGGACCAATTTTCAATGGGCGGCGAATCATCTTTTTTTGGAATGGTGGAAAATCAGCTGCGGGGGAGACAAATTCTTGAAACATCATTTGAACTCAGATATTTATTCCCTGTTAAAATCTTTTTCGATACATATGCTAAAATCCGTTATGACATAGGCAAAGTTTGGGAAAATGCAGAAGATATTCGCCTGAAAGATTTACGTCATGGAATCGGTCTATCAATTGCATTTGATTCCCCGATAGGTGAGGCATCCTTTTCAGTCGGAAAAACTTTCCTTATTAATCGCGGTTTGGCATCGGATTCATTTCTTTTTGGTCCCTACACATTTTATTATTCCATAGGTTATGATT
Proteins encoded in this region:
- a CDS encoding patatin-like phospholipase family protein encodes the protein MLKSFSKIFIIGFLFLSCSFLRAQDSTTSIIELELKPKYQFDSVLFNVFPGKINKNKYALVLSGGGARGISQIGVLKILEKHDVPVDLIVGTSIGSLVGGLYSSGYKPVELEKMFAKIDWENTLRLSNSSVRENLYFEQKRIQDKSLLTISLEGFSPVIPTSLSNGQNILELINLQVLNSLYNDKNDFTKLKIPFATVATNIDNGEREVLTKGNLSESIKASLTFPIIYSPTKVGDKNLVDGGLTANIPTDVADELGSNFTIVVNTTSPLRDAKELINPLNTADQILSITMDKLNDIQLSKADFIITPDLGDYSSNDFSKIDFLINKGEQAAELKVNELLHIIDSLETTTSKYFNNFVTNPRLEYDLNYFPQNINDEVFNLLNKNFVRFTEIEKALKIIYKTGYYKNVYAVTGRDETGAYIRFYGNMNPVLKEIKINQEYSFLDSLLTNFKQNFGGSNINSDSAFRLYEDILTKFRENNFSFANIDKFYLEYDTGILDLIIDEGKIDTMIITGNSRTNNSLIMRELTLNANKPVTSSELSQSMKNLGSMNLFRQVSLNYTINNYYKNLIVDLVEKNTRNIRLAIRSDNERKVQGLIDLRDENFLGTGNEIGFNASASVIGYEFRGEFRSNRFFDTYLTYNLSAYYGANDLNTYIEITDNEANSFQREKTGTYRDLRRGLSFLLGTQLEKLGMLYGQFFYDFYKLETISGSNVISDDLRILKIRVGSFIDSQDKIPFPTRGTKLNLFYETSQSNLGSNNSYSRLFLNYEQNFSLKKSFTLKPRFIFGFADKTTPYQDQFSMGGESSFFGMVENQLRGRQILETSFELRYLFPVKIFFDTYAKIRYDIGKVWENAEDIRLKDLRHGIGLSIAFDSPIGEASFSVGKTFLINRGLASDSFLFGPYTFYYSIGYDL